The Silene latifolia isolate original U9 population chromosome X, ASM4854445v1, whole genome shotgun sequence genome contains the following window.
ACTCCCAAACAAAACTAAATTCAAGGATATACAAATAAAGATCAATCCgagttatatacatatatatatatatacatatatatatatatatatatatatgtaaaagTCGAGTGAATTGATCTTTGTTTCCAGGATGAGCTTTCAAAATAAGAAGATGTTCCACTACTTTCAAATGGCTAAATCAAGATGTGGTATGGTGCTTACAATATTCGTAATGCTTATGTGCATAACATTGATACTTTACTCTCCTTTGAATTACGACGCCCCCTTTACTCTTCCTCGAAAGTCGTCGTCGTCACCACTTGAGGTGCCAAATACTGCCACAATTAACATTCGAGATAGCACACCACCAATAAATACTCCAGCAATAATGGTTAAAAATGATATTACAAACAAGGCACCAGATCACGCTGTCGAAAAAAAGGTTGTAGAGAAGGCCGTTACATGTCCTATATATATCTTTGGCGATTCTCTTTACGACACAGGCATAGCCTTTTTCTTGGGCATGGGACCAATGGCAGACTCCTACCCTTATGGTAAGACCTACTTCAAGCGACCTGCCGGTAGGTTTTCtgacggtcttctaattcccgaTTATTTAGGTACTCCCTCTGAATCTGTTAATTATTTacctttgtattttttttttttttaaaacaaatatTTGTATTATTGGCAGCTCAACACGCGAATCAGCCATTTCCAGAACCATACGGAAATCCTGTACTAGTCGAGTACTCGAGGTCCGTCAACTTCGCTGGTGCAGCAGCTGGTGTGCTTGTTGACGGTCGTAATTATTCGGTATGTATTCATGTACGTCTCTACGTCGTTTTATTAATAATTGATCCGTGTTGGCGAATTCTTCAGTTTTGATTGGTTCGTTAGTCGTTATACATTACAAAAAACAATAAGTGACGTGATAGCCTGGTAGGTAGGTATAATTGTATAAGCAACGTTATGAATGTTTCCACCCACATACACAAACTACACAAATACTCCGTACTACAAATAATGGTCATTTGAAAATTTAGGTAACAAGTTAGAACCGAATAAGTCAAATTTCCATTTAAAATTTGACTTGTCTAAATCAATTTTCTAGACCAAAGTTAATTGTTTTGTAGAAAAATTAGAAACACACCCGATAATAGTTGCAATATTTTTAGATGGTTATTTATGTTTGATATGTACTTCTGTTTAATAGGATGTCTTTGATAATGATCCATGCGTTCATCGAATCCTATCATACACATTCAATATTATATTATTACGTTTGTTTCTTATAAACAATTTTTACTAATATAAACCAACGTCAAATATGATTAAAACGAAACTAGTGCAGACAAGTTGTGCTCCATTTATtatttcaatcatttgtttactttcaattaaaaaaattatatacataGTAAACAAATAAATTGCTGGTGAGTGAGTAGTAGTAATACACAAACGGTCCGAAGCATCAAGCATAGAGCATTATTTTTTGTACTTTGAGTCGTATGTACATGCACCATGCGAAGGTCTAAAATTGGACTATTTATAATTTAAAAAGTTGCAAAGACGTGTGATCTGATCATCTGACTGATTTTGTTATGTTTGACGGTGAATTTATGTAGCTAAATCTGAAGTTGCAAACAGACTTATTTGAGGAAATGGTTGGGAAGATGAAGTTACAATATGGAAAGAAGAAAACCAAGGAGATCGTATCCAAAGCAGTGCTAGTCTTCAACATTGGCTCCAATGACTACACTGACATTTGGATACAAAATGAGAAACCACTCAATTCTACTTTTGTCAATGCATTTGTCAACAAAATTCTCGGCAATTTTACTGTTGCCATCACCGTAACTCTCTATCTTTTTCAATACAAATTTCATAAAATCTGTTATTTACCAAGCACGTTTGCTAAATTTGCTAATAAAAGAAATTGTTGTCAGAGAATGTACAAGCAAGGAGCAAGGAAATTTGCATTTCAAAATTATGGGCCGATGGGGTGCTTACCGCTATACCTTCAAGATGATGCACATTGTGCAGAGGGCCTAAACGATTTGGCCAAATTGCACAACGCTGGATTTGCTGCATTAGCTAATGCATGGGCTCGTCAATTACCTGGATTTAAGTACATCATTTATGATTTCTATACATCCTTAATGGCCCGTGTGCTTAATGGCGCTAAATATGGTACGTCTTCAATTTATAACTTGTACTACCTCCTTCTGTTCATTGACTTTAATTTGGCACAAAGAATATATGAAAAAAAGAGAGGTAATTAATTAAAGTTATTATTATGGATCACAAGTTAATATATTCGAACTGacatatcaatcaatactatatattaattccagaaattaagggatttcaatgtaattaaataaatctatacaaattaattatactatatagtttttaatcatagcactgtgtgatggacccgaccgagggatttcaatgtaaatattatagaGTTTTGGttaaagtataaatttagagaagactataatatggtgattttccttaaaataacatgccccacttatggtattaatttgTATAaggatgttaattatttaacatacacgaatataatataatataagtattttatattttggaaactattaaaaggtaaataaatcaatctagatttccaaaaaaatataattttccaataataatgattgctcttaaataatattctaatctaagatttatttaaatatataactctaatacaactagataatcaactacTATGATATGATAGTAACCACCCACGTGAGTAGTGAAAACAACAGCAACCAGAGTAGTGAATGTCATACTAACAGCAAtgagagtagtgaaattaacaataataaatgcgggagtaatgaaagaaaaaattatggcggcgggagaagtgaaagtaatagtactATAATAGTTACAaaacatgtaatgaaagtaaccGTAAGAACAACAAagagagtatgaaaaattaactatcaattcgattttaagaaaatattaatttatttaaatatatgagtttgacaaaattaacgggttaaccgtaaaaatagcaggAGTAGTTAAACAAACAACATTAACCGAAGAAGTAGTGAACATAATAGTAATAACAGGGGatatagtgaaagtaataatattgacagcgggagtggtgaacgtgtcacataatttgttgattaaattttagatctaatcataatttcaagatataaattgtaaaCGTATGTGTTAATCAAATTTAGCGAAACATATTTAatagaaaataaattttaaatggtaagtaaaggtagcccggacgtagccgggcaccaaacctagtactatatattaaatccagaaatcaagggacttcaatgtaattaaagaaagttatacaaattaattatactatatagttttaaatcactagcaccgtgtgatagaCCCGactaagggatctcaatgcaaatattatatagtttgggttaaaattaaattatatagaagcatggtaatttttctaaacatttgtaagagactaaaacatagTCAATatcctttaaaaaaaaataattaactaaggtcaatttctttaaaataaaataattaattaagatgatcaatttcaaggagactaaaagaaagaagatgattggtaattttcctaaatatttatagaagactagaagatggtcaatttacttaaaataaaataattaatttgtataaacatgcacacttatggtattaattattatcatcataaaattatgtattaaatttaaaatctatgaaaatttattaaactttatagtttattagatgtatagatgttattatttaacatacaaaaatataattagTAGGTTATAAagaattcaagttagattccataatatataatattgcataattctttcgatttaatttaatgcataatcctcttaaaattgcatgcctaagtagtaaaagtaatttcgtcagtaaagaaaagaattgtagtaacattggatatagttatatgatacttcagtaatcactcatttgaatagtaaaaacaacaatattatcagcgagattagtgaaagtggtagaaacaacaacgggagtagtgaaataatctatattaatgcgacaatagtgaaagtaacaataattacggcgggagtggtgaaattataaatattaatgcgacagtagtgaaagtaacaataattacggcgggagtagtgaaagtaacaataattacgggcaagtagtgaaatgttattactattgtttcattaataagagtaaaatattaatagcgggagtagtgactTGTCTCAAAGTTTATTTCCGTAatggatatgtcatagaaaaatatattaatgataaatttatgtgttatacaactttaagtaattttatttaattgaaaaaaataatggtaagtagaggtagcccgggcgaaaccgggcaccaatactagtttaagataaaaaaaaaaaagacgggaGGGAGcatgataataatgaaaatttaTTTTAACCGTTTTAGAGTTTTGGTGCTAAATTTGTTaattttaattcttctttttagATTTCAAGGAAACTCAAACCGCGTGTTGTGGAAGTGGTCGATTTCATGCCAAATTCACTTGTATGGAAaaggctaatttcacgctttgcAAAGATATACCATCTCACTTATTCTTTGATCCTGCACATACGACTCAGAAAGCTAATGAACAATTTGCTAAAGAATTTTGGAGTGGCCCACCAAACCTCGTCGTGCCTTTCAATATGAAGAAGTTATGTAGCATTGACTGATGTTCTAATACTTACTTTTACATTTTGGGATTTTTTTGTAGTTTTAATTTCAGTAATTAGTTCTTTTTATGATGAGAAATACAAATACGCATATATCAAGACAATTGACAAAAGAGAATTAAAATACAAGTGTCAATAAGTTTACTTTTCTGTATAATCATTGTCAAACTTAATATAATTTGTTACGAGTAATTACGAGATTTAGATACGATGTAATGAATTATGTACATCGTATCTGAATCTCGTAATTACTAGTAACATAATTCCTTCGATATGCAAATATATCTGACTATAAAACATAGGCAATAATTGTAAAATGTACTTCTTTGAACTAAGGCCCTGTTTTTTtcgacttaatttcagttctaataagttcagttcagtccaGTTCAACTTTATtaagttcagctccattcagttaagttcagttcagaccacttcagttcagttcagattagtttatttcaacattaatattattattcttattttataatatattattattgttatcattattattatattaatttatttactattttgattattatattaaatttattttaatatttattatattactattatatttattattatatttattattattattattattattattattattattattattattattattattattattattattattattattattattattattattattattattattattattattattattattattattattattattattattattattactactactttagttatacttattatatttatttattattttattattatgattaatggcaatattattagtattaatatttattattattatttttttttatggatgcgcgcaactttcattaaaagaaaaataaaagtttacatgaaattggtggggagccgagagacaatctgggctcccacacccttagcaatagcaaagctaagtctagtaaaaatgtaagcggccacccgagcccccgcatcctgagataccgagaatttctggatccgcttgaacaaggcaacaacatccgaacccagctccccaagtgaagagaaagagaaaggaaggaaaccataacccgctaccgcgcacaaatccccatacttagcacactttcatttgagcaaagatcggccgacaacccgccaggcacaaaatccgtcatcccggcccgagtcaaaggagaagaaacGTCAAGTCAatgcacacatcacgcccccgtcccaagaataaagcaataaatccgcaggacgaagagagccaccatgtccatcaaccaaaccgatatcaacctcctttcccgcaaaGAATACGGATCTATAacggatgtcgaaaagagtgtcccggacaaggttatgccgatgtttaacgcccacggtACCGGTAcaaagacaagaaacagcgtggtccccaaaaacatcctcagcaaaaacccgagagcaagccggacagggcatagataccgtgaataacggaacacccagacgataccccagcacactacggtaagtcctcccgttcatagtctgacccaaccccgagattattattattattattattattattattttattaatatattcatttttattaataacaTTTTTATTATTACGGAAAATTCACtcggtaccctcgaactttgccattttgcacgtggtatccaactttttaagtttgtgcacatggtatacttgagatttgattttcaagcacaacgtgTCTTCTTTAtcgttcttaaaattttcaaatgAGCATTAATCATAGACCAGAGATCggaattaattaatttttttttccagattgatTACCTtttcgagatctataaattgataaaacgaaaatggtcattTGGAAATTTAAGATCGTAAgatatggttgatttgaaattttcgttaaaaaaaccctataaaatgtcTGTCGGCAATTTTGTTTTTCTTAGATCGTAGATTATGGcgagataatcattttaggaaaaaaaattggCCCATTCCGAATTCCGGTCTAGGAGTTATGAACAATTGCGttttttttatagcgacaaaaagatgtgttgtgcatgaaaattaaagatggagggtattatgtacacaaacttaaaaagttgggtaccacgtgcaaaatgataaagttcgagggtaccacgtgaattttccgttattattattatactccctccatttttttatatatgacgctTTGCATTTACGCGGTAAGCctttaactttaatatttaaaaaaatagttcaaaaaatataaaaatggtaccattaaattccttacgaaaactctttatatgagtatacatatcataatatttagtcttatattttaagagatattgaagtgAGAAGGGATATGTGAGAAAGTCCTATATGAaaaaacggagggagtattaataaattattatattacatctattattattattattattattattattattattattattattattattattattattattattattattattattattattattattattattattattattattattattagtattattattattagtattattattattattattattattattattattattattattattattattattattattattattattattattataaaatgcgcgcagctttcattataataaaaacaaaatgtttacatgaaattggtggggagccgagagacaatctgggctcttacacccttagcaatagtaaagctaatacgagtaaaaatgtaagcggctacccgagccccagatcccgagataccgagaatttccggatccgcttgagcaaggcaacaagatccgaactcaactcccgagtgaagagaaagagaaaggtaggaaacataaccgctaccgcgcacaaatccccatacttagcacactttcgccgagcaaagatcggccgacaacccgcccgcacaaaatcgccaacccaccgagtcaaaggtgaagaacccgtcgtgtcgacgcacacatcacgcccccgtcccaagaataaagcaataaatccgcaggacgaagagagccaccatgcccatcaaccaaaccgatatcaacctccttcccccgtaaataccagatctatagcagatgtcgaagagagtgtcctggacaaggttatgccgatgtttaacgcccaagacaaagacaagaaacagcgtggtccccaaaaacatccccaacaaaaacccgagagcaagcagacgGGGCCTAGATAtcgagaataacggaacacctGACGATacccaaagacactacggtaagtcctcccgttcatagtccgccccaaccccgagataggaaccgcacgcaaccaatcgagGAGTGAGAACCCCGCCGAGACCGCCATAGAGCGatcggcgaggtgtcaaagaaaaaacagactctgaggcagtagcaaccgtcgtgaaataaatgtctgccaatttcttcataagtttgggggcagcaatttcactagggcgaCCTAAAATATCGAACCTCGTAGTTGCGTAAACAccgtgcggcatcatcaaaaagggccggcagctacaacacgagaagggccgaggagcttagctcgcAAAACCCAGCAGacgcaagcgggacgcaataaaagcatagaacaaaacatctccggccgcataaacaccaaggccacccagatattattattattattattattattattattattattattattattattattattattattattattattattattattattattattattattattattattattagtatttataatatttatattataattatcatattttttttagttattattattattattaatatataaaGAGTTATGGAttctaagtacctaagagggggagggggtgaattaggtactattttaaaaatttcaatttaaatCTTTATTGTTTAAAGATAAGTTGATGAACAATGTGAAGAGCGAATGGATACatcaattaaatgaaatgattaaatgtGTATCACGGAAGCTCGAAGAAACAAGTGATGTTTGGAAGTGACAGTTGTTCTGACTGTTACTCGATGGTCTTAGTTTATGAAGTAAAAACAGAAAACCAAGAGTGACAGTATTCAGTACTGTTACTAACAAAATCGTAAAATAAAAACGAGTAAATaagttgcagcggaattaaaagcgAAGAGATAAACAACACAgcgattttgaattggttcggccgacactctaaaggcctacgttcaatcttcttttattgataagtgaggtaatctactccgactactttaAAACACTAACgataaaaggaccaacaacctactacGGTCGCGAcacgagttctaagactactccgtctatgaactctacactctaactagaatgtttagaaaccaagtttccttagactgattctttgaaaagaattgagaaggacaacttattgtTACAAAAGTTTTTAGATGAGAGAGTACAATACTATGAGATAACAGTGATTTCGACTGACACACTTGAAGACTTTAGAAGATTTTTGCAAATTTAAAACCTTTGAGTTCTTAAAACCTATTTTGCAAAATGCTTTGATTTCTTAAGTAAAAGTCTTACATTCAAAGTGAAGGGTGGTGCTCATTTTATAGAGGAAAAAACGGATGGGTGCATGCTAGGGTTTGTGGTCAAAACTTTTGGTCATGAGACAAAAGTTTTGACCTTCCAAAACTAGCACCAAAAGGACTTATTTCTAAGAAgcaaaaaggagaaaagagaGTTTGTAAGTAACCTTAAAGAGCCTTTGTGTTTTCAGAAACAAAGAGGAGAGGACATTAGTAAGAAGACAATTcttgttaaagagagaaagaacCAAACAAAGTTTCATAAGAAAACAAGCAAAGGTGTATCATAAAAGAGGAAATCTTTTGAAGTACTCTTTACAAATTCTTTTCTAAAGACCACCCTTCCAAATATTTCAAGTTTGAAATCTGAAGTATGAAAGCCCATTTTGAAAAagatgaaatatttgaaatgaaaTATTTGCTTCAAGTGTGACGGGTCAAACGAGATGGTCAAGCATACTACTACCCGTTATAAGTGACGGTATGCCTGACTGTCACTATTACATGTATTTTACTCTTTTATCTTTTACATAGGTTGACCAAGCGACTCTATATCTTGGGTAGAAACGATTGATGATCCTTGATTGATTAAGACTTTCAAATTGATCGATTAAACCTGAAATAGTAAACTAAGAAGGCACAAGTTAAATgggtatgtcatcatcaattaagagaacccaacaaattccccctttgatgatgacaagccctaacAAAAAACGAATGTCTATCAAAGCTAATATTCCCCCTTTCGTGTTTAGTCAAAAATCACCAAGAACATGTAAATTAGAGTATGTTAACCAAATGAAGCAAAAGACCTAAAGCAAGATAGACTAGACATAGATAATAAGCCACATATCAAGGTTTAATCGAGAAAATTAGAGCATAGCAAAGGTTAATCAAATTACTATAGA
Protein-coding sequences here:
- the LOC141621718 gene encoding GDSL esterase/lipase 4-like, producing MSFQNKKMFHYFQMAKSRCGMVLTIFVMLMCITLILYSPLNYDAPFTLPRKSSSSPLEVPNTATINIRDSTPPINTPAIMVKNDITNKAPDHAVEKKVVEKAVTCPIYIFGDSLYDTGIAFFLGMGPMADSYPYGKTYFKRPAGRFSDGLLIPDYLAQHANQPFPEPYGNPVLVEYSRSVNFAGAAAGVLVDGRNYSLNLKLQTDLFEEMVGKMKLQYGKKKTKEIVSKAVLVFNIGSNDYTDIWIQNEKPLNSTFVNAFVNKILGNFTVAITRMYKQGARKFAFQNYGPMGCLPLYLQDDAHCAEGLNDLAKLHNAGFAALANAWARQLPGFKYIIYDFYTSLMARVLNGAKYDFKETQTACCGSGRFHAKFTCMEKANFTLCKDIPSHLFFDPAHTTQKANEQFAKEFWSGPPNLVVPFNMKKLCSID